Sequence from the Desulfovibrio oxyclinae DSM 11498 genome:
CTCTCCTATGGAAACGATCACGCCCGCGTGGCGCAGGCCGCGGTGGAGTTTGCCCGCAGGAACCTGCGCGCCGACGATGCCCCCGCCTCTGCCGTGACCACCGCTGACGTACGCTTTTTGCGTGACGGCGTGGTGGTGACGGAAGATGCCAACACCGTCGAGGTGAAGGTGACCCGTAATGCCGCCAGAAGCAACGCCGTATCGCTCTCCTTTGCGCGAGTCTTCGGCGTGGACTGGGCTGACGTGTCCGTGGCGTCGAGGGCGCAGATTGTTGCTGCCGATTCTTCGCGCTGCGTGAAGCCGTTCAGCGTGCCCGACAAGTATATATGGGACGACGAAGCCGAGCCGGTGGGCTCCTCCTTCCGATCCAACGGACAGCTGGATACCGAAAGCGCCGCGGAGCTCGCCAGCGTTCAGGTCACGGGATATTCCGAAGAAGATGCCGGAACGGTGATCCTGCTCAAGCCGGGCGACCCGCATGACGCTATCGTGCCCAGTCAGTACAACCTCATTGACCTCCCGCCCGTGAACAAGGGCACTCCCGTGACGGGGGCGTCCATGGTCAACGAGAACATCATGGGCTGTACCGGCTCCAACGCGGAGGCTACCGTGGGACCGGAAGACGAGATTCAGCTCGAACCGGGCAACAGCAAGGGCCCCGTGACCAAGGGCGTGCGCGACCTCATCGCACAGGATCCCTATGCGTACTGGAATGACGCCGCCAACGCCATTGAAGGCAGCTTCGAGCCGGACCCCATGGACAGCCCCCGCGTGGTGCTGATTCCCTTCTACGATCCGGCCCAGCCGCCAGTCTCGGGACGCAACACCATTTTCGTGACGCAGGTGGCGGCGGTCTTTGTGGAATCCGTTTCCGGCGACGGCACCGTGACCGCGCGGTTCATCCACGCCACCGCCCATTCTCCGGAAACAGGCGGTTCCGGCGGCCTGCTGCGCATGACGAGACTGATTCGGGCGCAATAGCCGCCCGCGGGACTTTACGAAACCATGACTCCACCGTACAACGGGACCGGCTGCTTTGGTCGGTCCCTTTTTTCACGTCAACATCGGGGGATTCGTGTTCACACATCCGGGTTTCGATCCCGTTGCCATATCTCTGGGGCCGCTGGCAATTCGCTGGTACGGACTCATGTACCTGTTGGGCTTTGCCGCGGGCTGGTATCTCGGACGGCGGCGCACGCGGCAGGCGTGGCGGGGCTGGACCGCAGTCCAGCTGGACGATCTGGTGACGTGGGCCATTCTCGGCGTGGTGCTCGGCGGACGACTCGGCTACGTGCTTTTCTACCAGCCCCAGATCATCTGGACCGACCCGCTGGAGATTTTCGCGGTGTGGCACGGCGGCATGTCCTTCCACGGCGGCTTGCTCGGCGTGGTGACGGCCTGCTGGATGTTTGCGCGCAAAAACGGCAAGTCCCTGCTGGAAGTGGGAGACTTCGTGGCGCCGCTCATCCCGCCGGGGCTGTTCTTCGGCAGACTTGGCAACTTCATCAACGCCGAACTCTGGGGCCGCGTCACCGACGGGCCGTGGGGCGTGGTGTTTCCACAGGCCGGGCCACAGCCCCGGCATCCCTCCCAGCTCTACGAAGCCGGACTGGAAGGGCTGGCACTGTTCATCATTCTGTGGGTGTATTCAGTCAAACCTCGTATGCAGGGACGTGTGGGCGGCATGTTCCTTCTGGGCTACGGGACGTTTCGTTTCATCGTGGAATTCGCCAGAGAGCCGGACGCGCATCTGGGATACATAGCCTTCGGGTGGCTGACCATGGGGCAGATTCTCTGCCTGCCCATGCTGCTTCTCGGGGCATGGCTCGTGTTCCGTCCCGGCGGCGAATCGAGCTGATCCACTCCCTTTCCCCATTCTTCAACGATACTTGGCGCGATTGCGCAACGCAAGGAGGCCCCTCATGCGGGTAATCGGTATGGCATTGGTATTGATTCTCACCTCGGCCGCGGTAGTTTTTGCCCACGGGCTGGAGGAATTCGGCGTGGAGGCCAAACGGCAGTTTCTATGGGAGCAAAAGGCCATGGAGACTTCCTGCAGCCGGGACTCCCGTCTGGTCAACGGCAAGCTGCATCGCCAGATGTTCGGCTGGGATGCCGAGCGCGACGAATACTACATACTGGACGCCTTCGCCCGTCCCGGTGATGAAAACTGGACCCTGCGCCGCTATTACTTTGATGGGCACGCCTTACGCCGCATGAAGCTTGTGCGCTATCTGCCCAGCCGCATGGCGCGGGAAGCGGGCCTGCGGGAATGGAGCGGTCTGATCATGAATTTCGAGGACAAGGCCGTCAGGGTGGAGGAACTCTCCATCAGGGCCGAGGGCCGGGAAGACCGGACCACTCCGGCGGAAACCACCCGCAGGACGAGCCTTGTCCGGCTGGACACTTGCTCCCCCGAGGCGGGCGAACATCTGCTTCGGGCGTTCAAGGCCGTGAGCGACTGGACGGAGTTTGAAGACATGGCAGTGACCTTCAAGGCCGAGGGCGAGCACTAGCGCAGCCCCGGAGGATTTTTCAGTACGCCGGGAAGGGCGATGCGGAACATGGTGTCCCAGTCCTTCCCGGTGACGTACAGCCCTTCATTCCCTTCATCCCATGCGATGCCGTTCGCCACTTCGGCGCCGGCGTTCAGGCGGTTTCTGAGCGGAGAGAGGTCCAGC
This genomic interval carries:
- a CDS encoding pilus assembly protein TadG-related protein, with amino-acid sequence MNIIRRFVREEQGITSILVAAALVAIAGVAALAVDLAHMQFRRSDMQSASDAGALAGADALLSYGNDHARVAQAAVEFARRNLRADDAPASAVTTADVRFLRDGVVVTEDANTVEVKVTRNAARSNAVSLSFARVFGVDWADVSVASRAQIVAADSSRCVKPFSVPDKYIWDDEAEPVGSSFRSNGQLDTESAAELASVQVTGYSEEDAGTVILLKPGDPHDAIVPSQYNLIDLPPVNKGTPVTGASMVNENIMGCTGSNAEATVGPEDEIQLEPGNSKGPVTKGVRDLIAQDPYAYWNDAANAIEGSFEPDPMDSPRVVLIPFYDPAQPPVSGRNTIFVTQVAAVFVESVSGDGTVTARFIHATAHSPETGGSGGLLRMTRLIRAQ
- the lgt gene encoding prolipoprotein diacylglyceryl transferase — protein: MFTHPGFDPVAISLGPLAIRWYGLMYLLGFAAGWYLGRRRTRQAWRGWTAVQLDDLVTWAILGVVLGGRLGYVLFYQPQIIWTDPLEIFAVWHGGMSFHGGLLGVVTACWMFARKNGKSLLEVGDFVAPLIPPGLFFGRLGNFINAELWGRVTDGPWGVVFPQAGPQPRHPSQLYEAGLEGLALFIILWVYSVKPRMQGRVGGMFLLGYGTFRFIVEFAREPDAHLGYIAFGWLTMGQILCLPMLLLGAWLVFRPGGESS